CTGCTGCGACAAATACGATGACTGCCAGGCCGCTTTTATATTAGAAACGCATGATAGACGGAAGTATGCGTCTGTCATGTTATCTGTCTTGTGTAAAGACGGAACGAACGTCTTGGAAGGCAAACAAAGGAGGGACGTGCATGTTAGAAGACGAAATAAAGTGGCTTGTGTTAAAAGTTAAAAGTGCCCCTGCCCAATCATTTTTAAATAGCCGAGTAAAATTTCCAACGGGACCCTTTTGACAACTACTTGCTTGCTGCAGGTGTTTGAAACACTTTGTAAACAAAGTTTTCAATGTGATCACCTATTCTTTTCCACGTAGGCGCTGTCGCGGATGCAGAAAGAGAAGAACCTTGCGGTCGAACAGTTTTTTTGAAGAGTTTCCAAGATTAGCACTCGGGAAGCTCCTacttgtcattttctttttcaacgcTGGAGATTCACAGAGAAGAATTGCACAATACGTGGGTTTAAACCCCAGCTTGATTTCGAGGATCTGTAGACGACTTCAGGACGTGTGTTCAAGAGATATACAGGATAGACCATTCATACCCTTCGGGGGACCAGGCACCATTGTGAAATGCGACGAAAGCAAGTTCAATCACAAACCGAAGGTAttgctgttattgttttgtttttaattaattattggCATTTGGCAGTAATAATATAAAACTATCCTCCGAaggagaggtgaatagtggtggatatataccgagacgcgaagcgtctcggtatatatccacctctcttcaccgaccctgaaaGGGTCGATTTTAGGGATGATTTTAAGTGGGACTTCATCTTAAAGATCATTATCAACTAGATACTTCGACAAGTATCTTCTAGATAGTTGCCATGAATCGTCATCCCCATCGTCTCTCGTATGAACCTGgctgaaacaaaaaaactgaagcCTTAGGGTAGAATAGGAACTAGTGTACGGATAATTTGCTTTACAGTTGAGTGGATTATAAAAACTATATAAAATCAACTGTAAAAACTGACAGCATTGCATCTTTCAGTACAACAGAGGAAGAAGAGCGAACAGAGATTCTTGGGTTTTTGGCATAGTCACGACAGAATTTACTCCAGCAAGAGGATACTTTGAGGTGGTCGACAGAAGGGATGTGGCCACTCTACATCCCATCATAACAAGGTGCATTCACCCTGGAACAGACGTGCACACAGATGACTGGGCAGCTTACAGAAacatgaatcagcatattaatAACGTCAACGTCCACAGAACGGTTGTTCATCGTTACCATTTCGTCGACCCTGTGACAGGAGTGCACACACAGGAAGTGGAATCTTGCTGGAACAACCTCAAACTGGGACAAAAAATGCGCCGAGGTATACCAAGGGAAGACCTACAGTCTTATTTAGACGAGCAAATGTGGCGTCAATGGAGAGGGGGGCCTCGTCAGCAGACCGTGCAGAACTTCTTAGCCATCTTACCAATACAATATGACGTCACTATTCCGGTGTTGTAATATCCTAAAATTTGACGAGTGATTTATAATTCCTAGATTGAATTGATTTGGATCGTTTTTCAGGTGTCAAATCTCTGCGAAAAGTCATGAAACAAATgataagcattttttttaattcaacaacgTCATCAATCGAAAACATTATTGCATCATGTGTTTTAACTATTTCATCTTTTGCATTCGAAGCTGTGTTGTGTTGAAAGAAGCGATTTTCTAGGAAAATACTAAAAGTTAATAATAGGCTATACTGTCGGTTATGCATGACCTTGGCACTATCAATATTATGGCGATACTGATTTTAAGCTTTTACTATATTGTGAAGCGTATTTATAGCGTAAAGACGATTTTAATTTGTTAAGGTTCCCGTTTGGTGTATCCGTTTCTTCTATATACCACCTGTGAGATTGATAACGTACTGACGATAtattaatttcaaattaaaatcAGTTTCTGAAATATGAATGCTCGTTTTTTATGTCTGCTTTTGGCTAATTGAATTTCCAAACAGCATATCTTCAAAAGGACACGAAATACAGTCTTATCcaagctttaaaaaatatcCCATTCAAAGTCGGATTCATGATTGAAGGTTCTCGCTGTTATGTTATTCAATTGTTGCGCACTGGTTTACCTCTATAGATTTGTGCAACAAACCCTACTAGGTGACCCTAGAAGTGAAATTCCCAATTGAGAACACCTATGTGcttaaagacaaaaaaaaaacagaaaaccgaATGCTTAAAACAAGGACATTTGAGAATTGACCTTCAGCGATGAAATTAATGAACACTCACCTATTGTTGAGAAAAGAGTGAAACAGAGAGAGCTGCCAAccagattttaaaaaaaagggcaaaaacTAACATGTTAGCGAACACTATGTGCAAAATGTCAAGGAATCAAGTTGCCAATATGATATATAGCTAATGCCAGGACATTCTATATGAACTCCCAAAAACTATGGAAAAGTCTTTACAAATAACACCGGACATGCTTCATTTGATTTGCGTtaatttgttgatttcagttcACATGGTGTTCCAGTGCTAGAAGACGCGTCACTTAAAtatatttcctttcttttttttttttcaattaagcCAACACTTTCGCCACCTTTACACATCGAAATACACGAATACGATGGCTTGTGGGAAAATCGTAAAAGAGGATCAGGACTCCACTACTGCGGAATAGCAGAAAAGTCTGCTACTCCCTTTGCCTATTGCCTGTCGTATGCTCTTTACTTGCGCCAGTAGCTATGTATGAATTAAAATGGTGCGTGTTTTATAAAGAAACACCATGTTATTTCTTGGAGGTTACATGTCTAACGTAAATTGGGTATAGcttttctgatatttttttcgaaaataaatttaaaatattgcaattttcaataacACAAGAACTGGACATTTAAAATTCAAGCAACGATAAAGCTTTCACTGCCGGCAATCATCAAATAGTACGTCTCAGAAAACGAGAAAGATGAGTTCACAGGTGTGAAAAGCTAACTTTCGCGAGCAGTGATTGGTGGATTTTGATCCGCTTTGTAGATCTCTCCTTTTCCAATTCGTTGGTCGCCGCCGTGAAATATTAAGTTAAAGAATTATTGGCAGCAACAAAAAGAGAACCTCCTTTTTGTGTCATGCAGAAAATTGTTTGCAGGAATGTGTTGTTCGAAGAAAATGTTTGCGAAAGTGCATTAAAAGTGAAATGTCTGCAAAGGAAatctttgccattggtggaaataaaGCTACTGGCCTGAAAGAATAGAAACAAGATCAAATTAGGACAATCAGTTAACAATTCACATATATGCGAAAATAAAATCTCTAAAGTGATATGTAAGGTGATGTAGCTTATAGCTCGTTGCAAATTTTCGTTGACATTTCTGTCCAGGGGGAAAGGCGCAACTCGATTAGCCCTACCTGAAGGAAAACACGTGAAAAAAGGCCACAATAACAGGAGCTCCATGCCCTTCTCTTTGTGATAAGTATGATGATTCTTGTATGTCCCCTGCCTACCATAGAACATGAAGATACAGCAGAAGATACAGCAACATAAGCTTACGCGGCAAAAATGGTAGACGATTCAAGAACTGTagagagataaaaaaaattctaattcAAGGTCTTAACTGCCTTAAACTGCGAAAATCAGTAAAAAATTAGTAAAACCACATTTTTACACATTTTACACATGAATTTACTCCTGAAGCAGATCATTGCTCATTGGATTGTATATCCAGtgaatcatttttctttcctgaACCAAGCAGACAAGAGTCCGGATAAGAGCTCTAGCTTGCATACGTTACATATACAGGTtaaattcatatatatatatggcaaACAAAAATTCGAGAGATTTACAATGTACAATGTTAGTATCAAAGGGCTAGTCTTTGTATTGCCAGTTGTTCGAGCCATCGGTCCTCCAGTGCCTCCACTCTTTTTCGGAGTGCATTCCTCCAGCCTGTTCTGTCCTCAGCAAGTTCTACCCATTTTTTAGTGTCTATGTTCAGGGCCACAAGGTCACATTTTTGCAACTTCTTTGAAGTGCAGCATAGGGCGACCTCTGGATCTCGATCCCGTGCACAACTCACTGCAGAGAATGTCTTTGGGAAGGTGACCATCGGGCATCCTACGCAAATGCCCCAGCCAGCGCATCCTTCGCATCTTCAAAGTCTGGAACAGTGAGCGGCTACCAGCTCGTGATAATACCTCTTCATTTGTGAATCTGTCCCACCGGTTTATGCCCATGATGCGCCATAGGCAACGGGGATGGAAGGCATTTAGCTTCTTTTCGTGACGGGCATATGTGGTCCAGGTTTCGGCCCCGTAAAGCAGAGTGTTCAAAATGCAGCATTCATAGATGTGGCACTTTGTATGAACAGTCAGGTATTTGTTTTGCCAAGCTCGTTCACGTAGTCTGCAGAAAGAAGAGGCTGCTCTTCCTATGCGAGTCTGCAACTCCTGTTCAATGGTCAACCCTCTGTTGATAGTGGAGCGTAGATACTCAAAGTTCTTTACACTTTCTAGTTGTTGGTTGTTAACCATGACTGGTGATGGATCACCTTGGTGCATCACTACGGTCTTCTTTGTGCTAATTACCAGTGCGAACTCATAGCAGGCTACGCTAAATTTGTTGAGCAGGCATTGTAGGCTACTGGCACTGTGTGAAACAAGTGCAGCATCATCTGCGAACAAGAGTTCACGTACCAGCACTTTGCTAACTTTAGTTTTGTCACGTAGGCGAGCCAAATTGAACAGTTTTCCGTCAGAGCGTGTGTGAATGTACACATCATTCTCATCTTCATGATTCCCAAAGGCGTGGTAAAGCAATACCGAGAAAAAGATTCCGACAAAGGTTGGTGCTAATACGCACTCTTATTTGACACCACTATTAACAAGGAAATTTTTCGACATTGCGCCTTCAAAGGAGACTGATGCTCACGTGTCATCGTGGAGCGATTTCACAAGGTTAGGCAATGTTGGTGGGCATCCCAGTTTCTGAAGGATAGCACATAGGCCCTCCCTGCCCACCGTGCAAAAAGGTATTCTGAGGTCCACAAAGGCTATGTGGAGAGGTCTTCTTTAATTTGTTCTCTGCATTTCTGTTGGCTTTGACgcaatgaaaaaaatatcataTCCGTTGTTGAACGTGCCCTGCGAAAACCACATTGTAATTCTGGGTAGATGCGGTCTGCAAGGTTTTAGATTCTTGGTAGTAGCACTCACGCAAAGACCTTGCCGGTCATACTGAACAGTGAAATTCCACGATAGTTATTGCAGTCACCCTTGTCTCCCTTCTTCAACAGAGTCATAATTTTGTCAACTTTCATCGCTGTTGGAAATTTTTCCCTACGCTAACTAAAACAAAGGAGGTTGTACAGATGTGGCAGCAGGCGGTTGTCACATTTCAAAAGGTCGGCTGGGATTTCATCAGTGCCTGGAGCTTTGCCAGTGGAGGTGTGCTTAAGAGCAACCTCAAGTTCTGACGTGCAGGTTGGCATATCATCCAATTCGACCATGGTGTCAAAGCCTGGAGTGTGTGTTAAAGTCAATTATATATGaggaggagcttcgccattggtggaaatatggtaaaaaagaatttgtgaaaaatttagttgaatgagaggcgttcattgattccctGATAATAGAGTATACCGACTgggaaaattaatttttgtgagAGATTTTTACAGTTTTTTGTGTCCACCGCAATTTCTTCATAATGTAAACCATTATTTCTATATATAAGATCAGTTCGATCCTGAACACCATTTATGCAATTTCATGaagtttgtttgaaatgttttccTCAGCTAATGGTGTTGAAGCATTAAATAAAAACatacataaatatataaatataaacatATTGTTGTATCAATGAGATACAGGTGTCGTACCCCTCCCACCAGACAAAATTTTCCCCCATACCCCCTTGCCCAACGGCGATTGTGACCGAAACATTGTAGAAATTTCGCAACACAGTTCGGTAGACGTCAGGCTGACATTTTTTTGCTGAGAATCGGAATAGGAGAATTGTCAGGTTTTTACGAGAAACGGCTGCCCGACTTTTGCAAGTAGGTGGGCTCATATGTGAAGGAGTTCATGTGGATACAATCGGAATAATAAAGTCTGCGTACGT
The Acropora muricata isolate sample 2 chromosome 3, ASM3666990v1, whole genome shotgun sequence genome window above contains:
- the LOC136911709 gene encoding uncharacterized protein isoform X1, coding for MAEYSQSRGNLNRRCRGCRKRRTLRSNSFFEEFPRLALGKLLLVIFFFNAGDSQRRIAQYVGLNPSLISRICRRLQDVCSRDIQDRPFIPFGGPGTIVKCDESKFNHKPKYNRGRRANRDSWVFGIVTTEFTPARGYFEVVDRRDVATLHPIITRCIHPGTDVHTDDWAAYRNMNQHINNVNVHRTVVHRYHFVDPVTGVHTQEVESCWNNLKLGQKMRRGIPREDLQSYLDEQMWRQWRGGPRQQTVQNFLAILPIQYDVTIPVL